TAATAATAATATATAAAATGACATTTTACAAAGGTAAAAAACCTACATAAAGTTGAAAAAAATATAACAAGGATGGCTACACAGATTATGTAGAGTGTCTATCTATGGTTATACGAAATTTGTTATTAATGTTTGTTGAAGTTTTTTGTAAAGTGTACTAGTCTGTAAGTGAGTGATAACAGTTTTTGGATTCTGATGGAAGGTATTATAGATGGAAAAGCGATTGCTGAGGGTATTACTAATGCACTTACTACGTGTATTAGTGATTTAAAATCACAGCATAATCTAACGCCATGTTTGATAGTTATACTTGTTGGGGACGATCCTGCAAGCCATTTGTATGTGCGTAATAAGCAGCGAAAAGCGGAAATGTTGGGACTAAAATCTGAAACTACGTTATTACCAAGCACGATATCTGAAAGCAGTTTGATTGATAAAATACGTGAATTGAATAATGATGATAGTGTTCATGGGATTTTGGTGCAGCTTCCTGTACCAAAGCATATTGATAAGAATTTAATAATTAATACTATTGATCCAAGGAAGGATGTTGATGGGTTTCACAATGAAAATGTAGGGAAGCTATTTACTGGACAGAAGGGTTGTCTAATGCCTTGTACTCCTAGGGGGTGTCTTTATTTGATTAAAACTGTAACTCGTAATTTATCTGGAAGTGATGCTGTAGTTATAGGAAGGTCAAATATAGTAGGTAAACCTATGGCTTGTTTGTTGTTGGGAGAAAATTGTACTGTTACTACAGTTCACTCAGCTACGCGTAATTTACCTGATTACTGTTCTAAAGCTGATATTATTGTAGCTGCAGTTGGTATATCTCACTTTGTTAAGTCTGCTTGGATTAAGCCTGGCGCAATTGTTATAGATGTTGGTATTAATTCTATAGAGGAAAATGGGGTTAAGAAGTTTGTAGGGGATGTTGATTTTTCTGGAGCTAGAAGTATAGCTTCAGCTATTACTCCGGTTCCTGGTGGTGTAGGGCCTATGACTATAGCATTTTTAATGGTTAATACTGTAATGGCAGCGTGTAATCAAATTGGTATTGAAAATTTTGTTGAAAAATATTTAGATTTGTAATACTTTAATTGCAGTGAATGCATTTATAGTTTATAACTAGATAACAAGGGGCGGTTAGCTCAGTTGGTAGAGCGTCTCGTTTACACCGAGAGGGTCAGCAGTTCGAGTCTGTTATCGCCCACTATTTTTTTACTCTGTTTATTAAGGATTTTTACTGTCTTACGCTAAACTGTATAAGAATCCATCTTATTATAATGTAGCGCGCATATTGAGAATTTATATCAAGAAGTTAATATCATGTTATTTCATATGATTTGTATATTGTTGTATATGAAAATGACTTATAGTGATGTTAAAAGCTATAATTGGGCTTTACTTGCTTTGTGATAAATTTAATACCGTTTAAGGATTTTAATAAATTATCGAAGGAAAATAGTGCATTTGTGTGTTGTTTTTTTAGTCTATACTAATATTCTTATACCTCTATGGAGAGAGTGACATCTTTCTACTTTATAGTGCATTTATGATTTTTATTTCTGCTTAATTAATATCTAGTATTCCTACTTTTTGGATCAAAG
This Ehrlichia japonica DNA region includes the following protein-coding sequences:
- the folD gene encoding bifunctional methylenetetrahydrofolate dehydrogenase/methenyltetrahydrofolate cyclohydrolase FolD, giving the protein MEGIIDGKAIAEGITNALTTCISDLKSQHNLTPCLIVILVGDDPASHLYVRNKQRKAEMLGLKSETTLLPSTISESSLIDKIRELNNDDSVHGILVQLPVPKHIDKNLIINTIDPRKDVDGFHNENVGKLFTGQKGCLMPCTPRGCLYLIKTVTRNLSGSDAVVIGRSNIVGKPMACLLLGENCTVTTVHSATRNLPDYCSKADIIVAAVGISHFVKSAWIKPGAIVIDVGINSIEENGVKKFVGDVDFSGARSIASAITPVPGGVGPMTIAFLMVNTVMAACNQIGIENFVEKYLDL